Proteins encoded within one genomic window of Candidatus Zixiibacteriota bacterium:
- a CDS encoding methyltransferase domain-containing protein, producing the protein MLDQSGFEKWAGNYDESLARCLDSFPFRGYYDVLAEVVARVEPEQGMKVMDVGIGTGLLSEELARRGCVVYGVDFSTRMLEKAQARVSSGRFDAVDVTRDHFGKFNDQRFDRIVSSYFLHHLDLDRQMIFIQRTLRDNLNPGGRIIIADIGFANEKDFEAGQTKYEAEWDDDEFYLCGESIVGRLRREGIAARYAQVSDCAGILVCE; encoded by the coding sequence ATGCTGGACCAATCCGGATTCGAAAAATGGGCCGGGAACTACGATGAAAGCCTGGCTCGTTGTCTAGATTCTTTTCCCTTCCGGGGGTACTACGACGTGCTGGCGGAGGTGGTCGCTCGGGTCGAACCGGAACAAGGCATGAAGGTAATGGATGTCGGGATCGGCACGGGGCTGCTTTCGGAAGAGTTGGCCCGACGGGGTTGTGTCGTCTACGGTGTTGATTTTTCGACAAGGATGCTCGAAAAGGCACAGGCGCGAGTTTCTTCGGGGCGTTTCGATGCGGTTGATGTAACACGGGATCATTTCGGGAAATTCAACGATCAGCGGTTCGACCGGATTGTCTCATCGTATTTCTTACATCATCTCGATCTTGACCGGCAGATGATCTTTATCCAAAGAACGTTGAGAGACAACTTGAATCCCGGGGGACGAATTATCATTGCCGACATCGGTTTCGCGAACGAGAAAGATTTCGAGGCGGGACAGACGAAGTACGAAGCCGAATGGGACGATGATGAGTTCTATCTGTGCGGTGAGTCGATTGTTGGCCGTCTCCGCCGAGAGGGGATCGCGGCC
- a CDS encoding citrate lyase subunit alpha: MMIFNGKQYTEYTRAFPETAFDQRLVGRKQASRIPHRGSKLVSLEAVMDVLHDGDVISYPHYYRFGDRGLQAIVEMLRKTGKKDIKIYGNAFFDNVDPWLIEAMRDGIIGGLYGNPYRKLGESFVSGELLPWVGVGFSHGNRVRKMQTGEVNIKVAFGPVPIADRWGNANGLMGKPEQLCGPVGLFAETEYAEYVCLLAGTISDSIVLPAPISMEQVDFVVHMDPPGLNEGIGSGTLDIAKARANTFNARVAENITNVIKASGVVKPDFSFQVGSGAGLIVLENIRQILKDSQTRASFSIGGCCGLHVDMLEEGTLYQLMHGQLFEPSEKMFNSMINHPRHFEISASYYASIASKEAAVNMLDLAVLSTLEVDLGFNLNTVCANGRIIGGIGGGQDVAAGADLTIIFMPLATGKDGKGFPKVVEKVYTRTTPGEVIDVVVTEEYAAINPASTSTHKDAILERAKDFGVQLVTIEDLYAKSTAKAQSFGKLPTPAATTDEVVHIIEWRDGSLLDVIRKKA, from the coding sequence ATGATGATATTCAACGGCAAACAATACACGGAATACACCCGGGCTTTCCCGGAAACGGCGTTCGACCAGCGACTGGTTGGGCGCAAACAGGCCTCGCGCATCCCGCATCGGGGCTCGAAACTAGTCTCTCTCGAAGCGGTGATGGATGTCCTGCACGACGGCGACGTTATATCCTATCCGCACTATTACCGGTTCGGCGACCGGGGCCTTCAGGCCATCGTTGAGATGTTGCGGAAGACCGGTAAGAAGGATATTAAAATTTACGGCAATGCCTTTTTCGACAATGTTGACCCCTGGTTGATCGAGGCGATGCGCGACGGTATCATCGGCGGTCTCTACGGTAATCCGTATCGGAAACTGGGAGAGAGCTTTGTCTCCGGAGAATTACTCCCGTGGGTCGGGGTTGGGTTCTCGCACGGCAACCGGGTGCGGAAGATGCAGACCGGTGAGGTGAACATAAAAGTCGCTTTCGGTCCGGTGCCGATTGCCGACCGCTGGGGTAACGCCAACGGACTGATGGGTAAACCGGAACAACTTTGCGGTCCGGTTGGCCTGTTCGCCGAAACCGAATATGCGGAGTATGTCTGTCTTCTGGCCGGCACAATTTCCGACTCGATAGTGCTCCCGGCGCCGATATCCATGGAGCAGGTAGATTTCGTCGTTCACATGGATCCTCCCGGTCTTAACGAGGGAATCGGTTCGGGGACGCTCGATATCGCCAAAGCTCGCGCCAATACCTTCAACGCCCGGGTCGCGGAGAACATTACCAATGTTATCAAGGCTTCCGGGGTGGTAAAACCTGATTTCTCGTTCCAGGTCGGTTCCGGCGCCGGTTTGATCGTATTGGAGAATATCCGGCAGATCCTTAAGGACTCCCAAACACGAGCGAGTTTTTCGATAGGCGGCTGCTGCGGTCTTCATGTCGACATGCTCGAAGAAGGAACGCTGTATCAACTCATGCACGGGCAGCTTTTCGAGCCGAGTGAGAAGATGTTCAACTCGATGATCAACCATCCGAGACATTTCGAGATTTCGGCCTCGTATTATGCCTCTATCGCCAGCAAAGAAGCGGCCGTGAACATGCTCGACCTGGCCGTGCTCTCGACCCTGGAGGTAGACCTAGGTTTCAATCTTAACACCGTTTGCGCCAACGGCCGGATTATTGGCGGAATCGGCGGCGGGCAGGATGTAGCCGCCGGAGCGGACCTGACTATTATCTTTATGCCGCTTGCTACCGGTAAGGACGGCAAGGGATTCCCTAAAGTGGTCGAGAAGGTCTACACACGGACGACACCCGGTGAAGTGATCGACGTAGTCGTAACCGAGGAATATGCAGCGATCAACCCGGCGAGTACTTCAACTCACAAGGATGCCATCCTCGAACGGGCGAAGGATTTCGGTGTACAGCTAGTTACCATTGAAGACCTGTACGCCAAATCGACGGCCAAAGCTCAGAGCTTCGGTAAACTGCCGACCCCGGCCGCTACGACCGATGAAGTGGTACACATAATCGAATGGCGCGATGGCTCGTTGCTGGACGTCATTCGCAAAAAGGCGTAA
- a CDS encoding T9SS type A sorting domain-containing protein — protein sequence MGERADIFQRILTVLLSLGYLSVPHVQAASYRVEPQQIGPATDGGVVTVKFMVNSVDQSYPAFSEYRLMFAYDSIDVIMEEFTFDNLPDGSCWNGYARQLTDELSGCRKAVVNVRAVQAPGEDNSPILMPENWPLFTVRFRAVGTFASGDGPGSPLEFFWVDCLDNSFVTNNGDTVLIAEEVFDSNGSAISGTTGPLPSDSGPPDSCLTVLTADWPEARAEIRFIGTTILPDGNPTDVEDDESIQDRVNGMELLVSPNPIQDNSSFMLSTAVRGHLSIQVFDILGRKRGEFSSTAGAGTYQISLSSVVDVTHLPSGVYFCRMTLGNESICKRMIRIR from the coding sequence TTGGGGGAGCGTGCCGATATCTTTCAACGAATCCTGACAGTATTGCTGTCCCTGGGGTATTTGAGTGTTCCTCATGTCCAGGCGGCATCGTACCGGGTAGAACCACAGCAAATCGGACCGGCGACTGATGGCGGGGTAGTGACGGTCAAGTTCATGGTGAATTCTGTAGACCAGTCTTATCCTGCCTTCTCGGAGTATCGACTCATGTTCGCTTACGACAGTATCGATGTCATAATGGAAGAGTTCACGTTCGATAATCTCCCGGACGGCAGTTGTTGGAATGGCTATGCGCGGCAGTTGACCGATGAATTATCCGGTTGCCGTAAGGCGGTCGTGAATGTCCGTGCGGTACAAGCACCGGGTGAGGATAATTCGCCGATCCTCATGCCCGAAAACTGGCCGTTGTTTACGGTGCGATTTCGAGCCGTCGGAACTTTTGCCTCCGGAGATGGTCCCGGCTCACCGCTTGAATTCTTCTGGGTCGATTGCCTCGACAACAGCTTCGTGACGAATAACGGTGATACGGTACTGATCGCGGAAGAGGTATTCGATTCCAACGGCTCCGCTATTTCCGGGACGACAGGACCGTTGCCTTCGGACTCCGGCCCTCCCGACAGTTGCCTGACGGTGCTTACCGCCGATTGGCCGGAAGCGCGCGCCGAGATCCGGTTCATCGGAACAACGATACTACCTGACGGCAATCCCACCGATGTCGAGGATGATGAGTCGATTCAAGACAGAGTGAACGGTATGGAATTGTTGGTTTCGCCGAATCCGATTCAGGACAATTCTTCATTCATGTTGTCAACAGCCGTACGGGGACATTTAAGCATCCAGGTGTTTGACATTCTTGGTCGAAAACGGGGTGAGTTCTCATCTACGGCAGGGGCCGGGACTTATCAGATCAGCTTGAGCTCGGTGGTCGATGTAACACATCTGCCGTCGGGGGTATATTTCTGCCGAATGACTCTGGGCAATGAATCGATCTGCAAACGAATGATACGGATCAGGTAA
- a CDS encoding succinate dehydrogenase cytochrome b subunit, translating to MANVQTVAAPARPVGVISTSIGMKLLMAVTGTVFILFVIGHLIGNLQVFIGQEAVNHYAEFLKGLGSLLWIERVLMALFFIVHIWMGIKLWLQNRSARPVAYAHQDTVQASVSSRTMIYSGLVILLYVIYHLLHFTLVVTNPEYSGLHDSLGRFDVYSMVVIGFRNAWISGIYIIAMIVLGFHLNHAVESLFQTFGLNNQTWRKRYELLGAVIGIGVAVGYISIPVAVLTGCVTLPGGGY from the coding sequence ATGGCTAATGTTCAAACCGTGGCTGCGCCGGCCCGACCGGTCGGGGTGATCAGCACCTCAATCGGTATGAAATTACTCATGGCGGTCACCGGCACAGTCTTTATTTTGTTTGTCATCGGGCATTTGATCGGCAACCTGCAAGTTTTCATAGGGCAGGAAGCAGTTAACCATTACGCTGAATTCCTCAAAGGCCTTGGCTCGCTGCTCTGGATCGAGCGAGTCTTAATGGCGCTGTTCTTCATCGTGCATATCTGGATGGGTATCAAACTCTGGCTTCAAAACCGCTCCGCTCGGCCGGTTGCATACGCCCACCAGGATACCGTTCAGGCCTCGGTTTCGTCACGGACGATGATCTACAGCGGCCTGGTGATACTTCTCTACGTTATCTACCACCTGCTCCATTTCACATTGGTGGTAACCAATCCCGAATACTCCGGCCTGCATGATTCCCTGGGGCGTTTCGATGTTTATTCCATGGTCGTTATAGGTTTTCGTAACGCCTGGATATCCGGGATTTATATCATCGCCATGATCGTTCTCGGGTTCCATCTTAACCATGCTGTCGAGAGTCTCTTTCAGACATTCGGTCTCAACAATCAGACCTGGCGAAAACGATACGAGTTGCTCGGTGCCGTTATCGGCATCGGTGTCGCTGTCGGTTACATCAGTATTCCCGTAGCGGTATTGACGGGATGCGTCACCCTGCCGGGAGGAGGATATTGA
- a CDS encoding fumarate reductase/succinate dehydrogenase flavoprotein subunit, producing the protein MKLDPKIPSGPIAEKWTKYKFDMKLVNPANKRKYTIIVVGSGLAGGAAAASFGELGYNVLCFCYQDSPRRAHSIAAQGGINAAKNYQNDGDSIYRLFYDTVKGGDFRSREANVYRLAEVSCNIIDQCVAQGVPFAREYGGLLANRSFGGAQVSRTFYARGQTGQQLLLGAYSALSRQIGTGKVKMFNRTEMLDLVVVDGRARGIIVRDMVTGEISSYAADAVVLATGGYSNVFFLSTNAKGCNVTAAYRAYKKGAAFANPCYTQIHPTCIPVAGDYQSKLTLMSESLRNDGRIWVPKNKGDKRPPNEIPESDRDYYLERKYPSFGNLAPRDISSRSAKEVCDEGRGVGETGLGVYLDFADAINRLGEDVIRDRYGNLFQMYEKITAENPYKVPMRIFPAAHYTMGGLWVDYNLESTIPGLFVIGEANFSDHGANRLGASALMQGLADGYFVIPYTIGDYLARSGNNDIKADHAEFKKTEQETLDRMKKLLSIKGSRTVDSFHRELGKIMWEYCGMGRNEAGLKKALEMIPPLRDEFWKNVRVLGENEELNQSLEKAGRVADFLEFGELMCHDALDRAESCGAHFREEFQTDEGEALRNDKKYAYVAAWEFKGVGQKPELHKEPLEFENVHLATRSYK; encoded by the coding sequence ATGAAGCTCGATCCTAAAATTCCCTCCGGACCGATTGCTGAAAAATGGACCAAATACAAATTTGACATGAAACTGGTCAATCCGGCCAATAAGCGTAAATATACGATCATCGTGGTCGGGTCCGGTCTGGCCGGCGGTGCGGCAGCCGCTTCGTTCGGCGAACTCGGTTACAATGTGCTTTGTTTCTGCTATCAGGATTCTCCTCGGCGGGCGCACAGTATCGCCGCCCAGGGCGGGATCAACGCCGCCAAGAATTATCAGAATGACGGCGACTCGATATACCGCTTGTTTTACGACACGGTCAAAGGCGGTGATTTCCGTTCTCGTGAGGCCAACGTCTATCGACTGGCCGAAGTAAGCTGCAACATCATCGACCAGTGTGTCGCTCAGGGAGTACCGTTTGCCCGTGAATACGGCGGCCTGCTGGCCAACCGTTCCTTCGGCGGCGCTCAGGTCTCACGCACCTTTTACGCTCGCGGCCAGACCGGTCAGCAGCTACTGCTGGGGGCTTACTCAGCGTTAAGTCGTCAGATCGGTACCGGCAAAGTGAAAATGTTCAATCGAACCGAAATGCTCGATCTGGTCGTAGTCGACGGCCGCGCACGCGGTATCATCGTTCGCGACATGGTCACCGGTGAGATATCTTCTTACGCCGCCGATGCCGTCGTTCTCGCCACCGGCGGGTATTCCAACGTCTTTTTCCTGAGCACCAACGCCAAGGGCTGTAACGTCACGGCCGCCTATCGGGCTTATAAAAAAGGAGCGGCATTCGCCAATCCTTGCTACACCCAGATTCATCCGACCTGTATTCCGGTTGCCGGCGACTACCAGAGCAAACTGACGCTCATGTCGGAATCGCTCCGCAACGATGGTCGCATCTGGGTGCCTAAAAACAAAGGCGACAAACGGCCGCCGAATGAAATCCCCGAGTCGGATCGCGATTATTACCTCGAACGTAAATATCCGTCGTTCGGCAACCTCGCTCCCCGTGATATTTCTTCGCGCTCGGCCAAAGAGGTTTGCGACGAAGGACGCGGGGTCGGCGAAACCGGTCTCGGTGTTTATCTCGATTTCGCCGATGCCATCAACCGTCTCGGTGAGGATGTCATCCGCGATCGTTATGGTAATCTGTTCCAAATGTACGAGAAGATCACGGCTGAAAATCCTTACAAAGTACCTATGCGTATCTTCCCGGCGGCTCATTACACTATGGGCGGACTCTGGGTTGACTACAATCTCGAAAGCACTATCCCCGGTTTATTCGTGATCGGCGAGGCCAATTTCTCCGACCACGGCGCCAACCGGCTCGGGGCTTCGGCGTTGATGCAGGGCCTGGCCGACGGTTATTTCGTCATCCCCTATACGATCGGCGACTATCTCGCTCGAAGCGGCAACAACGACATCAAAGCCGACCATGCTGAATTTAAAAAGACCGAGCAGGAGACCCTTGACCGCATGAAGAAACTGCTCTCGATCAAAGGCTCCCGCACGGTCGATTCGTTCCATCGGGAATTAGGCAAGATCATGTGGGAGTATTGCGGCATGGGACGCAACGAGGCCGGCCTGAAGAAGGCGCTTGAGATGATCCCGCCGCTCCGGGATGAATTCTGGAAAAATGTCCGGGTGCTGGGTGAAAACGAAGAGCTCAACCAGTCGCTCGAAAAAGCCGGGCGCGTAGCCGATTTCCTGGAATTCGGCGAGTTGATGTGCCACGATGCCCTCGACCGGGCCGAATCCTGCGGAGCACATTTCCGTGAGGAATTCCAGACCGACGAAGGCGAGGCTTTGCGTAACGACAAGAAATACGCGTATGTCGCCGCCTGGGAGTTCAAAGGCGTCGGACAAAAACCGGAGCTTCACAAGGAGCCCCTTGAGTTCGAGAACGTTCACCTGGCCACAAGGAGCTACAAGTAA
- a CDS encoding succinate dehydrogenase/fumarate reductase iron-sulfur subunit: MNLTLYVWRQKDANDKGRMEQYEAKNISAHMSFLEMLDVVNEDLIERGIEPIAFDHDCREGICGMCSLMINGIPHGPERGTTVCQLHMRHFKDGDKIYIEPWRARAFPVVKDLIVDRSAFDRIMQAGGFVSINTGGVPDANAIPISKEQADTAMDAAACIGCGACVAACKNASAMLFVAAKVSQLANLPQGKVEATERVRKMVAQMDAEGFGNCTNYYECEAVCPKEIPVKFIAQMNREWLKAKVKK; this comes from the coding sequence ATGAATCTTACTCTCTACGTATGGCGCCAGAAAGACGCGAATGACAAAGGGCGCATGGAGCAATACGAGGCGAAGAATATATCGGCTCACATGTCATTCCTTGAGATGCTCGATGTAGTCAACGAGGACCTGATCGAGCGAGGTATCGAACCGATCGCTTTCGATCATGACTGCCGCGAGGGGATTTGCGGCATGTGCTCGTTGATGATTAACGGAATACCGCACGGTCCCGAACGCGGTACGACTGTCTGTCAACTCCATATGAGGCATTTCAAAGACGGCGATAAGATATATATCGAGCCCTGGCGGGCGCGGGCTTTCCCGGTCGTCAAGGACCTGATCGTCGATCGTTCGGCCTTCGACCGGATCATGCAGGCCGGTGGGTTCGTTTCGATCAACACCGGCGGTGTCCCCGACGCCAACGCCATTCCGATTTCCAAGGAACAGGCCGACACCGCTATGGACGCCGCGGCCTGTATCGGTTGCGGTGCTTGTGTGGCTGCCTGTAAAAACGCTTCGGCGATGCTGTTCGTGGCGGCTAAAGTCTCGCAGTTAGCCAATCTTCCCCAGGGCAAGGTCGAGGCAACCGAGCGCGTGCGCAAAATGGTTGCCCAGATGGATGCCGAGGGATTCGGCAATTGTACCAATTACTACGAGTGCGAGGCGGTCTGTCCCAAGGAGATCCCGGTCAAGTTCATCGCCCAGATGAACCGTGAATGGCTCAAAGCGAAGGTAAAAAAGTAG
- a CDS encoding NosD domain-containing protein: MKKLIALVLFLLSSQALADIINVPDDYATVQGGINAANDDDTVLVAAGTYEERVEIDKKITLRGVARNFVTITGGMPYNTVTIRHDSVVVENLSIEDGGGYVYTWGESAGLMIADADYCRVEYCQVANNEGIGIAISAASHNLIRHCVVVANTTGILFQTYAVDSTETWDCDYNEIISNVIAQCTDAGIRVDHNSYLVEHSVIRGNYITYCSGPAISLITSNENEICYNHLYYNTHPGITLSHCMCGGNNNSIHHNSFVQNGLYSDDIQATDDGSLTEYWYSQGELEGNYWYNYTGVDADSNGIGDTPYEIGGDGGVVDPYPLMTFGDADSDGIPDSVDFCPELASDWKDTDGDWIGNECDPCSDADVDGFSDPYTPSPDCPITDNCGQIYNPAQEDIDGDGIGDSCDFRYFIEDDLLTDLFYLKVANDGSIGVKGDEGNTLDYASQGDCEPVYLYDGTPLIITTETGDTVLSWSLYDNCTVRLPDWGLEPKEFEQITEDYSEYRSGCIVSSDFTIGLEKIWYVPTSTATSQQFMIQGLRIFSFDGYMHPGVTVGEVIDWDIPAETGSENVPGYNTATGLITQQGTGDGCYPNDARFGGIQPLAAWLNDACITDGASFIYGSYVARNDSSLWYATPEELCSKMAVAGHQATTDTADLHTMLTYIQDYTLMPGDTLAFYTAFATTQATDSIGHLGYIMSVADDFLSSVLDLGCGCCQGITGDANGDGAYEPDITDLVTLVTHMFSSGPALPCPEEVDINGSGYGPDIADLVYLVTYMFQGGPVPADCP; encoded by the coding sequence ATGAAGAAGCTAATCGCTCTTGTGCTCTTTCTCCTTTCGTCTCAGGCTCTGGCCGACATCATAAATGTACCCGATGACTATGCCACCGTTCAGGGCGGTATTAACGCCGCCAATGACGATGACACCGTTCTCGTGGCTGCCGGTACTTATGAAGAACGGGTGGAGATTGACAAAAAGATCACGCTGCGCGGTGTGGCTCGAAATTTCGTCACTATTACCGGCGGAATGCCCTACAACACCGTAACGATTCGCCACGACAGCGTCGTAGTCGAGAACCTGTCGATCGAAGACGGCGGTGGATACGTATACACCTGGGGCGAATCGGCCGGGCTCATGATCGCCGACGCCGATTATTGCCGGGTAGAATACTGCCAGGTGGCCAACAACGAAGGAATCGGCATTGCTATATCCGCGGCATCGCACAACCTCATCCGCCACTGTGTCGTGGTTGCCAACACCACCGGGATCCTGTTCCAGACCTATGCCGTTGATTCCACCGAGACCTGGGATTGCGATTACAACGAGATTATTAGCAATGTGATCGCTCAATGTACCGACGCCGGGATTCGGGTCGACCACAATTCCTACCTGGTCGAACATTCCGTCATTCGCGGCAACTACATCACTTATTGCAGCGGTCCGGCGATCTCTCTGATTACCTCCAACGAGAATGAAATTTGCTACAACCATCTTTACTACAACACTCATCCCGGAATCACCCTGTCCCATTGCATGTGCGGTGGGAATAACAACTCGATCCACCACAACAGTTTCGTACAAAACGGACTATACAGCGACGATATCCAGGCAACGGATGACGGCAGTCTGACCGAGTATTGGTATTCACAGGGGGAACTTGAAGGCAACTACTGGTACAACTACACCGGGGTGGATGCCGACTCCAACGGCATCGGCGACACCCCCTACGAGATTGGCGGCGACGGCGGTGTGGTTGATCCCTATCCCCTGATGACCTTCGGCGACGCCGACAGCGACGGCATCCCCGACTCCGTTGACTTCTGCCCGGAACTGGCCTCCGACTGGAAAGACACCGACGGTGACTGGATCGGCAATGAATGTGATCCCTGCTCCGACGCCGATGTCGACGGATTCAGCGACCCGTACACGCCCAGTCCCGATTGTCCGATCACCGACAATTGCGGGCAGATTTACAATCCGGCCCAGGAAGATATCGACGGCGACGGTATCGGTGACTCGTGCGATTTCCGGTACTTCATAGAAGATGATCTATTAACCGATCTATTCTATCTGAAAGTGGCGAATGACGGCTCCATAGGGGTCAAGGGTGATGAAGGCAACACCCTAGACTATGCTTCTCAAGGCGATTGTGAGCCGGTTTACCTATACGACGGCACCCCGTTGATTATCACTACTGAGACAGGCGACACGGTGTTGAGCTGGTCGTTGTACGACAACTGCACCGTTAGACTCCCCGACTGGGGATTGGAACCTAAGGAATTCGAACAGATTACCGAGGACTATTCGGAGTATCGCTCGGGCTGTATCGTAAGCAGTGATTTCACCATTGGGCTCGAAAAGATCTGGTACGTCCCGACTTCTACCGCAACCAGTCAGCAGTTTATGATCCAGGGACTGCGTATCTTCTCGTTCGACGGTTATATGCATCCCGGCGTGACGGTCGGTGAAGTAATCGACTGGGACATCCCGGCTGAAACCGGCTCGGAGAACGTTCCCGGCTACAACACCGCTACCGGCCTGATAACGCAGCAGGGAACGGGCGATGGCTGTTATCCGAACGACGCACGCTTCGGGGGCATCCAGCCGCTGGCCGCCTGGCTGAACGACGCGTGCATCACGGATGGAGCGTCATTTATCTATGGAAGTTATGTCGCCCGCAATGATTCCAGTCTCTGGTACGCCACGCCGGAGGAGTTGTGCTCTAAGATGGCTGTCGCAGGCCACCAGGCGACAACCGATACCGCCGATCTTCACACAATGCTGACATACATTCAGGATTACACCTTAATGCCGGGCGACACCCTGGCTTTCTACACCGCCTTCGCAACGACACAAGCGACCGACTCGATCGGGCACCTTGGATACATCATGAGTGTCGCCGATGATTTTCTGTCGTCGGTGCTTGATCTCGGTTGCGGCTGCTGCCAGGGTATCACAGGGGATGCCAACGGCGACGGCGCCTATGAACCCGACATCACCGATCTGGTCACCCTGGTAACGCACATGTTCTCG